The nucleotide sequence TATTCAAATGTGCGGTATCGCCCATAACAACTCCAGAGTCGCACGTGTGCCTCCGCAAAATGCGGTTGCTTCGTGCCCCTCTGTCTCAGGCCTGAGAGACTCGCATGGCTAAAGCCATACTTACACCTTCGGCGCAGGGTTGCCCCCGACTTTCCAGAGTTGTCTTACCGGTCTGCGGTTCCTTGTACCTGAGAGATTTCGGGCGATTTCCCCTTCGGCGGCCAATTGGCGCTCTCCCGCAGACAGACAGTGCAAGAACGTCATACGATATGGCATCCCGACACCCGACAAAACTCCCTTAACCCAATCCGGGGCGCAAGTCATGTGGAATTGTTGTCTCTAACCGACGATTTCCCGGACTTTTGCGACAAAATTCGAAGCCTCCGGGATACCCGGATCTATACTTCATTATACAAGGCTGTCACGACACGAAGGACATCGCGCAATTAGGCGCGTGAGACGAATTAACAGACAGTTGCGCCGCTACAATTTGTGGGAGCAACTTTCTGGACGGTAAATTTTTAAAGAATTTTTAACCGGTTAGCCGCCGAAGCAGCCTGAATCGAGCCGATTTCCCCAATTCGGCATGAGATTGTGATCGCATGATGACCGAGCTGCGCAAAAGACGTGCAACTGACAAGCTTAAACGCATTGCAGCTATGCAAATCTGTCTCTCCAATTCGAAATGCTTCGAGCCTATATGCTGGTTGCAACAAAGAGATAAGATTTTTACTAGGTGAGAGAAATGAACCTGATCCGCTCGTACAACAACTGGCGCCGTTACCGTAACACTGTAAACGAACTGAGCCGCCTGAGCCCACGTGAACTGAACGACCTCGGCATCCTGCCTTCGGAAATCCCGTTCGTCGCACGCAAGGCCGCTGCTCGCTAATAGCGCACCGGAAGGCATTGGCCTTCTTCAAGGATCGCGAGTCCCCATAATTGCGCGGTCCTACAGTTTCCAGAATATCGCCGGGGTGTTTTCTCCTCCTCCCATTCCCTCGGTGATACAAGACCGGATATCCTCCTCCCAAGTCCGGTCTTCCCCATAAAACACCCGTCGCTTCCTCCCGCGACGGGTGTTTTCGTTTGGCGATTACCGCGCCGCGACCACCTCTATCTCGACCTTGAACTCCTCACGCGTGAAACCGGAAACGATCATCAGTGTCGAGGCTGGCGCGGGCTGCGGGAACAGCCGGTCGCGAACATCCATATATGGGTGCATATAGGCTCGGTCGGTGACATAGGCATTGATACGCACCACATTGGATAGGTCCATGCCTCCATCGCGCAGGATGCGGCTTATATTTTCAAAGCAGAGTTCTGCCTGAGCGCCGGCGTCTTCCGGTACATTTCCGTCCGGCGCGATGCCGAGCTGACCGGAACAGAAAACCATTTCTGCACCGGCTTTTAACTTCACGCCATGGCTGTAGGCGGCAAAAGGTGCGGCCATGTCGGCGGGTAGCAGATGTTTCAAAGTGCTCATCGTATATCCTCAAGCTTTCGGCGCAGCGGCCAGCATTTCTTTCAACCTTGCCGCCCCGGCAGCAACATCTGCTTCGCTCGGACTAATGCCCGCGGCCAGGAGCCGACGCGCGATCATATGATCTGCCGGGCGATTGATGGAATCTACAGCGACAAGCCTGTCACCGGCAAAGTGAAAGATGGAGAATGCATTTTCTTCCGGGTTTCCCGAAAGGATATGCCGGTCGGCATCAAAGGACAGGCCTGCCGTCTGCAACTTCATATCGCCCTGATCCGACCAGAACCATGCAATTTCCCTAAACGGCGCCTCGCGGCCCACAATGGTACGAGCGACATGCTTTGCCTGATCTGTCGCATTTTGCACCGATTCAAGCCGCACCCGACGACCGGCCTGAAAATGATCATAGCTTACGCAATCGCCGATAGCGTAGACGTGGCCCGCAGACGTGCGCAGGTTCTCATCCACAACAATGCCGTTGTCGATCGCAAGCCCAGCCATAACAGCAAGCTCCACGTTTGGCACCGCACCCGTACCGATCACAACCATATCGGCCGGGAATTTGGTTCCGTCTGCAGCTTCCACGCCTGTCACGCGACCATTTTCACCCTCAATGGCCGTCACGCCGAGACCCGTCAAAACTGTGATACTGGCGGCGCGGCTCCGCGCTTCCACGTGGGCGGAGATGTGCGTTGCAACCGAACGCCCCAGCACACGAGGTGCTGCCTCGATCAGAACCGTTTTTTTGCCAAGCGCGATCGCGCTATGAGCCATTTCCAGACCAATAAAGCCGCCGCCAATAATGACCACATTCTCAACACTGGGCATTGCTGCCGCGATGCGGCGGGCATCCTCCATCCGGCGGAGCGTGAAAACACCGTCAAGCTCGACACCTGACAAATTGGGAATGCGAGCACGCGCACCGGTCGCGAAGATCAGTTCCGACCAGCTCAGGACTCGCCCGTCATCAAGTGTGACCGTCTTGTCTGCAATAGATACGGCATCGACGCGATGGCCAAACATCATCTCGATATTATTGTCGCGATAGGCCGATTCCGGACGCAGAACCAGACCGCCCCCTTCCGGCGCTTTCAGATAGGATTTCGACAGTGGGGGCTTATGATAGGGAATATCGGTTTCGTCATTGATGAGAATGATTTCGCCTGCATAGCCTTCCTGCCGAAGACTGATCGCAGCCTGCGAGCCAGCATGGCCAGCCCCAATGATAATGCATCTTTCGTCCATAGGACCTCCGGAACTTTCCGCACATCATAAACCTGTCGCGGCCCGTCACGTGACCAAATAGCCACGGATTCACACCTTAATTGCACGCAATCCGTATATTTAAAACATTTAGTTTGACCGATCGGTCAGATTGTTTAGTAGGATGCACTCAAATCTGGTTTGACGCGCATCTTGTTCCGAAAACCGTTTCACACTTTTCGGGATGCGCTCTAACGCCCTTGGCCCGAGCGTGTAGGAGTTGCAGTCTTGAAACGATATTGGTCCGATTATACGAGCGAGGCATTCTCCCGCCTCGAGCGTGAGAAGCTCGTGGCGGTTCTGCCGGTTGGTGCAATCGAGCAGCACGGACCACACCTTCCGCTGGCCGTCGACGCTGCCATCGTTGACGGCATGGTCAAGGAAACCATCGCCCGCCTGCCTGAAACAAGCCACGCGCTTTTCCTGCCGACGCAAGCCATCGGCAAGAGCAATGAGCACAGCCGTTACCCTGGCACATTGACGTTTTCAGCCGAGACCATCATTCGCATGTGGTGCGAGATCGGCGCTTGCGTGGCAGGAAGCGGTGTCCGCAAGATGGCGCTGCTCAATAGCCATGGCGGCCAGATCAGTGTCATGGATATCGTAGCGCGGGAGCTTCGCATCCGTCACAACATGCTTGTTGTAAGCATCAACTGGTTCGGCCTTGGAATGCCGGAAGGTGTATACAGCGATCACGACCTGAAGCACGGCATTCATGCCGGCGACATGGAAACCTCAGTGATGCTGGAGATGCATCCCGATCTCGTCGATATGTCGAAAGTACAGGATTTCCGAACGCTTACGGAAACTTTTGCAAGTGATTTCCAACATCTTTCGCTGAGCGGCGGCGCCAAGCCTGCCTGGCAGATTCAGGATATCAATCCTTATGGCGCTGCTGGTGATGCGACGCTCGCGACCGCGGAGAAAGGTCGAGCGACGATCGATTTTGCCGCCGAGCGCCTGGTAGAGGTTCTGGCGGAAATTGAACGAGCGCCGCTCTCCTGGCTCGACAACAAAACAGCCTGGTAAGGACAATGAGCGTGGCCCCCAACTCGCAAGCTCCATCCTCCCTGATCGAGATAGACGGCGTCTACAAGCAATATGGTACCGGCGTGATGGCCGTGAGCGACATGTCGCTCAGGATCGAACAAGGCCAGTTCGTCAGCTTTCTCGGCCCCTCTGGCTGCGGCAAGAGCACGGCGTTGCGCATGATCGCCGGCCTGGAATCGATTTCAGCCGGAAATATCCGTATCAACGGCCACGCTCCCGGCAAGGGGCCTATCGGCGCGCAGGATATCGGTTTCGTATTTCAGGAGCCGACGCTGATGCCGTGGGCCAGCGTCTTCGACAATGTTTATTTGCCGTTGCGACTGTCCGGCATTGCCCGCAAGGAAGCAACCCCGCGCGTCGAAGAAGCGCTGGCACAAGTGGGCCTGTCCCGCTTTGCCACGGCATTTCCGAGGGAACTGTCCGGCGGAATGAAAATGCGCGTTTCCATCGCTCGTGCTCTGGTTACGCGTCCGCGTCTTCTGTTGATGGACGAGCCATTTGCGGCGCTGGATGAGATGACGCGCTTCAAGCTCAACAATGACGTTCTGCGACTTTGGCAGGAACACGGTCTGACCGTGATTTTCGTAACCCACAGCGTTTATGAGTCGGTTTATCTGTCCAACCGGGTAGTGGTGATGGCTGCCCGACCGGGCCGCGTTGTGGCCGACATACCGATCATCGGCCCCTACCCACGTGCCGAAAACTACCGCACAACCGATGCCTACGCGAGATATTGCGCCAAGGTGTCCGACGCGCTGACCGCGACACTTTCCTCCGAAGATATCGATCATTGAGGACAGGACGATGAATCCGATACAAACCGAACTGCCTGTCCTGAATGTCGAACAGGATCGCCTCGCCCGGCGCGAGCGCGCCTTGCGTATTGTCATGCCGACGCTGGCGATCATAATCGCCCTTGGCATATGGGAAGGTCTCGTCCGTTATTATCAGGTGCCGCATTACCTGATCCCTGCGCCTTCGCTGGTTGCTCAGACGCTTATAAAGGACGGGCCATCGCTGATGGCCTCCATGTGGTTTACGGTCAAGTTGACCCTGATCTCGCTCGGCTGTGCAATTATCGGCGGCATTCTGCTCGGCATGATTTTCGCCCTCTCCCGCCCCATAGAAATGGCGTTCTTTCCATTCGCCGTTATCCTTCAGGTAACGCCGGTCATCGCTATCGCGCCGCTGATCCTCATCTATGTGCGTGATACTTTTTCAGCCCTGCTGATCTGTGCATGGATCGTGGCGTTCTTCCCGATCCTGTCCAACACCGTGATTGGATTGCGCAGCGCCGACCACAACCTGCGCGATCTTTTCCGGCTCTACCGTGCCTCGCCATGGCAGCGCCTGCGCTATCTGCTGGCGCCAAGCGCATTGCCTTATTTCATGGCCGCGCTGAAAATCGCCGGTGGCCTGTCACTGATCGGCGCAGTTGTCGCTGAGTTTGTTGCCGGTACGGCAGGCCAGAGCACAGGGCTCGCCTCACGCATTCTGGAATCGAGCTTCCGCAACGAAATTCCGCGCATGTTTGCGGCACTTTTCCTCGTATCGCTGCTCGGCATCGTGATCTTCCTCGTGACAAGTTGGCTGTCGCGCCTTGTCCTCGGACGCTGGCATGAAAGCGAGATCCGTCGTGAGCGCTAGAATGTTGCAAGGGGTAGCCATAGCCGGTCGCACCGGGCACTCCGACATCCAGATCGAAGACAGTCGTATCGCCTCGCTTGTACCGTCGCAGGCAAGGAATGGTGGCTTCGTCACACCGCTTTTCGCAGATATTCATGTCCATCTGGACAAGACTTTTACGATCCGGCGCATTGCTGAAAATGGCGACGCCAAGGTGGATTGCCTGTTCGACGCAATCGACCTGATGAACACAGACCGGAAGAACTGGAGCGAGGCGGATATTCGCGCCCGCGCGACCCAGGGCCTTCAGGCCGCGTTTGAACAAGGCGTCGGTGCGATGCGCAGCCATGTTGACTGGACGACACCGGAAGTGCCCACTGCCTGGCCCGTTCTCAACGAACTGCGTCAGGAATGGAAAGACCGCCTCGACCTCCAGCTTGCAGCGCTCGTCCATGGCGATCTGGTGCTTGATGCGGGTTCGCAAATCGCAGCCCGCGTTGCAAAAGACGGCGGCGTGTTCGGCGCGTTCTTCTATCGCAATGCCGATCTTGAAGCCAAAATCGAAGAGATGTTCCGTGTTGCCGTGCAGCACGACCTCAACCTCGACTTTCATGTCGATGAAGGGCTGGAGGTAGAAGCGGACGGCTTCTCGCTGATCGTATCGGCCACCAGACATCATGGCATGGGCGGTCGAGTGCTGTGCGGCCATGCCTGTTCACTATCGCTGCGCGGGCCG is from Brucella intermedia LMG 3301 and encodes:
- a CDS encoding DUF1127 domain-containing protein, with the translated sequence MNLIRSYNNWRRYRNTVNELSRLSPRELNDLGILPSEIPFVARKAAAR
- a CDS encoding RidA family protein, encoding MSTLKHLLPADMAAPFAAYSHGVKLKAGAEMVFCSGQLGIAPDGNVPEDAGAQAELCFENISRILRDGGMDLSNVVRINAYVTDRAYMHPYMDVRDRLFPQPAPASTLMIVSGFTREEFKVEIEVVAAR
- a CDS encoding NAD(P)/FAD-dependent oxidoreductase → MDERCIIIGAGHAGSQAAISLRQEGYAGEIILINDETDIPYHKPPLSKSYLKAPEGGGLVLRPESAYRDNNIEMMFGHRVDAVSIADKTVTLDDGRVLSWSELIFATGARARIPNLSGVELDGVFTLRRMEDARRIAAAMPSVENVVIIGGGFIGLEMAHSAIALGKKTVLIEAAPRVLGRSVATHISAHVEARSRAASITVLTGLGVTAIEGENGRVTGVEAADGTKFPADMVVIGTGAVPNVELAVMAGLAIDNGIVVDENLRTSAGHVYAIGDCVSYDHFQAGRRVRLESVQNATDQAKHVARTIVGREAPFREIAWFWSDQGDMKLQTAGLSFDADRHILSGNPEENAFSIFHFAGDRLVAVDSINRPADHMIARRLLAAGISPSEADVAAGAARLKEMLAAAPKA
- a CDS encoding creatininase family protein — encoded protein: MKRYWSDYTSEAFSRLEREKLVAVLPVGAIEQHGPHLPLAVDAAIVDGMVKETIARLPETSHALFLPTQAIGKSNEHSRYPGTLTFSAETIIRMWCEIGACVAGSGVRKMALLNSHGGQISVMDIVARELRIRHNMLVVSINWFGLGMPEGVYSDHDLKHGIHAGDMETSVMLEMHPDLVDMSKVQDFRTLTETFASDFQHLSLSGGAKPAWQIQDINPYGAAGDATLATAEKGRATIDFAAERLVEVLAEIERAPLSWLDNKTAW
- a CDS encoding ABC transporter ATP-binding protein, producing the protein MSVAPNSQAPSSLIEIDGVYKQYGTGVMAVSDMSLRIEQGQFVSFLGPSGCGKSTALRMIAGLESISAGNIRINGHAPGKGPIGAQDIGFVFQEPTLMPWASVFDNVYLPLRLSGIARKEATPRVEEALAQVGLSRFATAFPRELSGGMKMRVSIARALVTRPRLLLMDEPFAALDEMTRFKLNNDVLRLWQEHGLTVIFVTHSVYESVYLSNRVVVMAARPGRVVADIPIIGPYPRAENYRTTDAYARYCAKVSDALTATLSSEDIDH
- a CDS encoding ABC transporter permease translates to MNPIQTELPVLNVEQDRLARRERALRIVMPTLAIIIALGIWEGLVRYYQVPHYLIPAPSLVAQTLIKDGPSLMASMWFTVKLTLISLGCAIIGGILLGMIFALSRPIEMAFFPFAVILQVTPVIAIAPLILIYVRDTFSALLICAWIVAFFPILSNTVIGLRSADHNLRDLFRLYRASPWQRLRYLLAPSALPYFMAALKIAGGLSLIGAVVAEFVAGTAGQSTGLASRILESSFRNEIPRMFAALFLVSLLGIVIFLVTSWLSRLVLGRWHESEIRRER
- a CDS encoding amidohydrolase family protein gives rise to the protein MLQGVAIAGRTGHSDIQIEDSRIASLVPSQARNGGFVTPLFADIHVHLDKTFTIRRIAENGDAKVDCLFDAIDLMNTDRKNWSEADIRARATQGLQAAFEQGVGAMRSHVDWTTPEVPTAWPVLNELRQEWKDRLDLQLAALVHGDLVLDAGSQIAARVAKDGGVFGAFFYRNADLEAKIEEMFRVAVQHDLNLDFHVDEGLEVEADGFSLIVSATRHHGMGGRVLCGHACSLSLRGPDELQRILDAAADAGTALVSLPTTNLYLQDRIGGKSPRQRGVAPLKEARAAGMDVMLGSDNVGDAFYPYGNYDPLAILRLAAPVCHVEPQEWLDSITTLPSRLIGSERIQPLQVDGLASFIWHDAEDLTDLISRPQARRVVWRDGTKI